One candidate division KSB1 bacterium DNA segment encodes these proteins:
- a CDS encoding MtnX-like HAD-IB family phosphatase has product MNDWVVCCDFDGTISIPDAVEYLLAEYADPYWKELDDRVWRGDLTERAAMMEQVSLIRASWTTARESLLRGVMIRDGFAEFVNRCRAHDLPIVILSSGLRILIEALLEKAGVHDVEIRAHEVEPLATGWRMQPYPGPRMKECCSHCKCVDVLGFKGRGKSVIYIGDGYTDLCPSAHADLLFATGTLARECERLGRPFHPFETFHAVEQALAAHPAFHLPP; this is encoded by the coding sequence ATGAACGACTGGGTGGTTTGCTGCGATTTTGACGGCACGATCAGTATTCCCGACGCGGTGGAGTATCTGCTCGCGGAATACGCCGATCCTTATTGGAAAGAACTCGACGATCGTGTCTGGCGCGGCGACCTGACCGAGCGCGCGGCGATGATGGAGCAGGTTTCGCTGATCCGGGCGTCCTGGACCACGGCCCGCGAGTCACTGTTGCGCGGAGTGATGATCAGGGACGGCTTCGCCGAGTTCGTGAACCGTTGCCGCGCGCACGATCTGCCAATCGTGATTCTGTCATCGGGCTTGCGCATTCTAATCGAGGCTTTGCTCGAAAAAGCCGGCGTGCATGATGTAGAAATTCGCGCGCACGAAGTCGAGCCGCTTGCCACGGGTTGGCGGATGCAGCCGTATCCGGGTCCGCGAATGAAAGAGTGTTGCAGTCATTGCAAGTGCGTGGACGTACTTGGCTTCAAGGGGCGCGGCAAGTCCGTCATTTACATTGGCGACGGTTATACTGATCTCTGCCCGTCGGCGCATGCCGACCTGCTGTTTGCTACCGGCACGCTCGCGCGCGAGTGCGAACGACTGGGTCGTCCCTTTCACCCGTTTGAGACTTTTCACGCCGTCGAGCAGGCGCTCGCGGCGCATCCTGCCTTTCACCTGCCTCCTTAG
- the pdxT gene encoding pyridoxal 5'-phosphate synthase glutaminase subunit PdxT, translating to MGSEQTVGLLALQGDFAKHRERFEHLGVRVREIRTETELAGVAGLVIPGGESTTLTRLMTVPLRSALDEFAKSHAVWGTCAGMIMLSRGVADPRVAAFEWMDFEVDRNGFGRQLHSFEADLRVDPELGSGTLHGVFIRAPRIRTYGPDCRPLVWYEAEPVCIRQGRILATSFHPELTADDRLHRYFLSLIA from the coding sequence GTGGGCTCTGAGCAGACGGTCGGCTTGTTGGCGCTGCAGGGCGACTTCGCGAAACACCGCGAGCGGTTCGAACACCTCGGAGTTCGCGTACGCGAAATCCGGACGGAAACCGAGCTTGCCGGAGTGGCGGGATTGGTTATTCCCGGCGGCGAGAGCACGACGCTGACGAGGCTCATGACGGTACCGCTGCGCTCGGCGCTCGACGAGTTTGCGAAGTCGCATGCCGTGTGGGGAACGTGCGCGGGGATGATCATGCTCTCCCGGGGTGTGGCCGACCCGCGTGTGGCGGCGTTTGAATGGATGGACTTCGAAGTTGACCGCAACGGGTTCGGCCGACAACTGCACTCCTTCGAGGCCGACTTGCGCGTTGACCCGGAGCTTGGATCCGGGACGCTGCACGGGGTGTTCATTCGCGCTCCCCGCATCCGCACGTACGGGCCGGATTGCCGGCCGCTGGTGTGGTATGAAGCGGAACCGGTGTGCATCCGACAGGGGCGCATTCTGGCCACCTCCTTTCATCCCGAACTGACCGCGGACGATCGCTTGCACCGCTATTTTCTGTCGCTGATCGCATGA
- the pdxS gene encoding pyridoxal 5'-phosphate synthase lyase subunit PdxS has translation MTKTGTFTTKVGLAEMLKGGVIMDVTDATQARIAEDAGATAVMALERVPADIRRDGGVARMSDVSKIREIQTAVSIPVMAKCRIGHFVEAQILESIEVDFIDESEVLTPADENYHIDKHKFKVPFVCGCRDLGEALRRIAEGAAMIRTKGEAGTGNIVEAVRHMRSVMTACRRVTLMGDEELVAYGKEIGAPYELLTQVRSLGKLPVPNFAAGGIATPADAALMMQLGAEAVFVGSGIFKSDDPIARGQAIVIATTHFRDPKKLAEVSTGLMNAMPGLDVRTMRAEDMLATRGW, from the coding sequence ATGACAAAGACAGGAACATTCACGACGAAAGTTGGTCTCGCCGAAATGCTCAAGGGCGGCGTGATCATGGACGTGACCGACGCGACGCAGGCCCGGATTGCCGAAGATGCGGGCGCGACTGCCGTCATGGCGCTGGAGCGCGTGCCCGCTGATATTCGGCGCGATGGCGGTGTGGCGCGCATGTCCGATGTCTCCAAGATTCGTGAGATTCAGACCGCCGTATCGATTCCGGTGATGGCAAAGTGCCGGATCGGCCACTTTGTAGAAGCGCAGATTCTGGAGTCCATTGAGGTGGATTTCATCGACGAGAGCGAAGTGTTGACACCGGCGGACGAGAACTACCATATCGACAAGCACAAGTTCAAGGTTCCGTTTGTGTGCGGCTGCCGCGATTTGGGCGAAGCGCTGCGCAGGATCGCCGAGGGCGCGGCGATGATTCGCACCAAGGGCGAGGCCGGTACCGGAAACATCGTCGAGGCGGTGCGGCACATGCGCAGTGTGATGACGGCCTGCCGGCGCGTGACGCTGATGGGGGACGAGGAACTGGTCGCCTATGGGAAGGAAATCGGCGCTCCCTATGAGCTGTTGACTCAAGTGCGTTCGCTGGGCAAACTTCCCGTACCGAATTTTGCTGCGGGGGGGATCGCGACGCCCGCCGACGCCGCATTGATGATGCAACTTGGCGCGGAGGCGGTGTTTGTCGGCTCGGGTATCTTCAAGAGCGATGATCCGATTGCGCGGGGGCAGGCGATCGTGATTGCGACGACGCATTTCCGCGATCCGAAGAAGCTGGCGGAGGTTTCCACGGGGTTGATGAATGCCATGCCGGGGCTCGACGTGCGCACGATGCGCGCGGAGGACATGCTCGCCACGCGCGGCTGGTGA
- a CDS encoding VCBS repeat-containing protein, whose protein sequence is MRRPATIALTLACGLMITLMGYGEALRAQDFVRTTISSDVLELYSAGTGDFDGDGDLDIAACGFSGTIFWLETLPDRTRQARQLNIGGGTFRHLAVADFNQDGRDDIALAAYGLNTTYILTATGLGGANAFTVRQVGDGQQGQFDVCVDDISGDGVPDLVVAAYLSNVIQMFVSVGDSLVLVDAVNITGSHPLDVATADIDHDGDRDVVVGTDWRGVYWVEQVNLTTWESHTLGTLGSTTWVTGGDVNADGFDDVIVSDYDGGRIVLWIGGSGGMTEQALSTSISYPRGTALADFDMNGTLDIVGVAADGAVYWWRNNGNLSFSYQTLTANYRNMGISIGDVDQDGDADFLVCENQQSQMQFYENRMGTPAQVMGTVRALGGGQFLDRIPVRILETGVTAFTSQTGEYSLLTAPGTYTLMTQHPCWTDTMVGGVVANADSAAVLNFLLRRPLIDVQVSSLNVIVHNRTTATAQIPVLNNGDGPLHVSATAQGNLVPDPWLSVSPADLTVLPGELQDFEVTISPDTSDSAIWDYIGQILLASNTCPDSDIVITVTAFVLDAETRGVVPREFGITSIYPNPFNPTAVVEFMLPRTGAATVRLYDVAGRLVRALADDVQTAGLHRIAVDGSDLTAGVYFVHLRADGQNSTRKVVLLK, encoded by the coding sequence GTGCGGAGACCGGCAACTATCGCCCTCACGCTGGCGTGCGGGTTGATGATCACACTGATGGGCTACGGCGAAGCGCTGCGAGCGCAGGATTTCGTGCGCACGACAATTTCATCGGATGTCCTCGAGTTGTATTCGGCCGGCACCGGTGATTTTGATGGCGACGGCGACCTTGACATTGCCGCCTGTGGATTCTCCGGAACCATCTTCTGGCTGGAGACGTTGCCGGACCGGACGCGGCAGGCGCGGCAGCTGAATATCGGCGGCGGGACGTTTCGCCATCTTGCGGTGGCGGACTTTAATCAGGACGGACGAGATGACATTGCGCTGGCCGCCTACGGCCTGAATACGACTTACATTCTGACAGCAACGGGCCTCGGCGGTGCGAATGCGTTCACGGTCCGGCAAGTCGGAGACGGTCAGCAGGGCCAATTCGACGTTTGTGTGGACGATATCAGCGGCGACGGGGTTCCCGACCTGGTGGTCGCGGCCTATTTGTCTAATGTAATCCAGATGTTCGTGTCCGTCGGGGACTCGCTCGTGCTGGTCGATGCCGTGAACATCACCGGCAGTCATCCGCTGGACGTTGCCACGGCGGACATTGACCACGACGGCGACCGCGACGTTGTCGTGGGGACGGATTGGCGGGGCGTGTACTGGGTTGAGCAGGTGAACCTTACGACCTGGGAATCGCACACATTGGGGACCTTGGGTTCGACGACGTGGGTCACCGGCGGCGATGTGAACGCGGATGGCTTCGACGACGTGATCGTCAGCGATTACGATGGCGGTCGCATCGTCTTGTGGATCGGCGGGAGCGGCGGGATGACCGAGCAGGCGCTCTCGACGTCCATCTCGTATCCGCGTGGGACGGCGCTGGCTGATTTTGACATGAATGGCACGCTGGACATCGTCGGGGTCGCGGCGGATGGCGCGGTGTACTGGTGGCGCAACAACGGTAATCTCAGCTTCAGCTATCAGACGTTGACGGCGAATTACCGCAATATGGGTATATCGATCGGCGATGTGGACCAGGACGGTGATGCGGATTTCCTCGTCTGCGAGAATCAGCAGTCGCAGATGCAATTCTACGAGAACCGGATGGGAACACCGGCGCAGGTGATGGGGACGGTGCGGGCGTTGGGCGGCGGGCAATTTCTGGATCGCATTCCGGTCAGAATCCTCGAGACGGGAGTGACGGCGTTTACGAGTCAGACGGGCGAGTATTCGTTGCTGACCGCGCCCGGTACTTACACGCTGATGACGCAGCATCCGTGCTGGACGGATACGATGGTGGGCGGTGTTGTCGCCAACGCGGACTCGGCGGCGGTCTTGAACTTCCTGCTCCGGCGGCCGCTGATCGACGTGCAAGTCAGCTCCCTGAATGTGATTGTGCATAATCGCACGACCGCAACCGCACAGATTCCGGTGCTGAACAACGGAGATGGTCCGCTGCATGTCTCTGCAACCGCGCAGGGCAATCTGGTCCCGGACCCCTGGTTGTCGGTGAGTCCGGCGGACCTGACCGTGCTGCCGGGCGAGCTGCAAGACTTCGAGGTCACGATTTCGCCCGACACGAGTGATAGCGCGATCTGGGATTACATCGGTCAGATTTTGCTGGCGTCGAACACTTGTCCCGACAGCGACATTGTGATTACGGTGACCGCATTTGTGCTGGACGCGGAGACCCGCGGCGTCGTACCGCGCGAGTTTGGCATCACGAGCATTTATCCGAATCCGTTCAATCCGACGGCCGTGGTCGAATTCATGTTACCGCGGACCGGAGCGGCAACGGTCAGACTGTATGACGTGGCCGGTCGGCTGGTGCGGGCCCTTGCTGACGACGTGCAGACTGCCGGCCTTCACCGGATCGCCGTTGATGGTTCGGATTTGACGGCCGGAGTCTATTTCGTACATTTGCGCGCGGACGGACAGAACTCCACACGCAAGGTTGTGTTATTGAAGTAA
- a CDS encoding T9SS type A sorting domain-containing protein encodes MKILQALPVAALLLISGVVGWAIAPDVTFSRVYETRGYFSQISLADTTSQTGAFLGGNALEGQFQFWVQRVDSAGDTVWNSQLGTTDQLLGMTLSSSADEIVLVGSTYESGSMDFRHVRLALDGGTEVNVDDGSPGFSEQLTAVSAHPGASTAGEYALGEIRPGEDVADVVVRSLAATGAIIGDRVYAEGRYGSALLGYRNGQNELRLLICGTADSLVGRSRDFWLVRTDSLFTDSTEVHRRFGGAQHEACLDAARLSSQLTILVGTSRSFGDSVNGDIWLVATNDNGDSLWSRLWRTPGVDVAYGVAATQDFDSGFVIAGYTRSTPSSPQRGILAKYNLRGDSLWTLYVDGAAGAVLFDVAQDRGYHYRAVGAQIQEQAQHGLYVVTDADPHSPGQHPPNRFSLLYPLSSDTVTNDTVYFDWEDATEPDGEGIRYALLIDSDSLFQAPVQVYGPLNVSRFTWPADSDEAVIYWRVVAQDDHNLTRICEQRYQAFLRLIPDSTEPFDLAAPDSGLALPQSSAEFSWTPARDPDSNDGVSYTVHFQTGDTTVSFPALADTFMIVSFANNPIFPDVSPVTWWVTASSLYPPMTLDSRQRWNFITWSAGADGGVELPLEFGLAKVYPNPFNTVVNLEFALEHPAQASLNIFDLQGRLVETVVRGFMTAGQYRMRWDGTAHGSGTYFARLSADARVATVKLTLLK; translated from the coding sequence ATGAAAATATTGCAGGCGCTGCCGGTGGCGGCGCTGCTCCTGATATCGGGCGTGGTCGGCTGGGCCATCGCCCCGGACGTGACATTCAGCAGGGTTTACGAAACGCGGGGCTATTTCAGTCAGATTAGCTTAGCAGACACGACCTCGCAGACGGGCGCTTTTCTCGGTGGAAACGCATTAGAGGGTCAATTCCAGTTCTGGGTGCAGCGGGTCGATAGCGCGGGGGACACGGTTTGGAATTCCCAACTGGGCACGACTGACCAGTTGCTGGGGATGACGCTGTCGTCGAGCGCAGACGAGATCGTGCTCGTGGGGTCCACCTACGAGAGCGGATCGATGGATTTCCGCCACGTGCGGCTGGCCCTCGACGGCGGGACCGAGGTGAATGTTGACGACGGGTCGCCGGGCTTCAGTGAGCAGCTCACGGCGGTCAGTGCTCATCCGGGAGCTTCGACTGCCGGAGAATATGCTTTGGGCGAGATTCGCCCGGGCGAGGATGTCGCGGATGTGGTCGTGCGATCGCTTGCGGCAACCGGAGCGATCATCGGTGACCGCGTTTACGCAGAGGGGCGGTACGGATCCGCGCTGCTTGGTTATCGGAACGGTCAGAACGAACTCCGGCTGTTGATCTGCGGAACCGCGGACAGTCTGGTCGGGCGTTCGCGTGATTTCTGGCTGGTCCGCACGGATTCGTTGTTTACGGATTCGACGGAGGTCCACCGGCGGTTCGGCGGCGCACAGCATGAAGCTTGCCTGGACGCCGCGAGGCTATCTTCACAGTTGACGATTCTGGTCGGCACCAGCCGTTCGTTTGGCGATTCGGTGAACGGCGATATCTGGCTGGTCGCGACGAACGACAACGGCGACAGTTTGTGGTCGCGGCTCTGGCGGACACCGGGCGTCGATGTGGCCTACGGTGTGGCGGCGACTCAGGATTTTGATAGCGGATTCGTGATTGCCGGCTATACCCGCAGCACCCCCAGCTCGCCGCAGCGCGGAATTTTGGCCAAATACAATCTGCGCGGTGACAGTCTTTGGACCCTGTATGTGGACGGCGCGGCCGGTGCGGTATTGTTTGACGTGGCGCAGGACCGCGGCTATCACTATCGGGCGGTCGGCGCGCAGATTCAGGAGCAGGCGCAGCACGGCCTCTATGTGGTGACCGACGCCGATCCGCACTCACCAGGGCAGCATCCGCCGAATCGATTTTCGCTGTTGTATCCGTTGAGTTCGGACACGGTGACGAACGACACAGTGTATTTTGATTGGGAAGACGCGACGGAACCGGATGGCGAGGGGATCCGGTACGCGCTGCTCATCGATTCCGATTCGCTGTTTCAGGCGCCGGTGCAGGTGTATGGACCGTTGAATGTATCCCGCTTTACGTGGCCCGCGGACTCCGATGAGGCGGTGATCTACTGGCGCGTGGTGGCGCAGGACGATCATAATTTGACGCGGATTTGCGAACAGCGGTATCAAGCGTTTCTACGTCTGATCCCGGACTCGACGGAGCCCTTTGACCTCGCGGCGCCGGACAGTGGTTTGGCATTGCCGCAGTCCTCGGCGGAGTTCAGTTGGACGCCGGCGCGCGACCCCGACTCGAATGACGGGGTGAGTTACACCGTGCATTTTCAGACCGGGGACACGACGGTATCTTTTCCGGCGTTGGCGGACACGTTCATGATTGTGAGCTTCGCGAACAATCCGATCTTTCCGGACGTTTCGCCGGTTACGTGGTGGGTGACTGCATCGAGCCTGTATCCCCCGATGACGCTGGATTCGCGTCAACGCTGGAACTTCATCACGTGGTCCGCGGGTGCTGACGGAGGGGTGGAATTGCCGCTGGAGTTCGGCCTGGCAAAAGTCTATCCGAATCCGTTCAATACGGTCGTGAATCTGGAATTTGCGCTCGAGCATCCGGCGCAGGCGAGCCTGAATATCTTTGATTTGCAGGGCCGACTGGTGGAAACCGTCGTGCGCGGGTTCATGACGGCAGGTCAATACCGGATGCGGTGGGACGGCACGGCGCACGGCTCTGGGACATACTTCGCGCGACTGAGTGCTGACGCGCGCGTGGCAACCGTGAAACTGACATTGTTGAAATAG
- a CDS encoding PAS domain-containing protein, producing MRSIWKPVFVTVGALAILAGTLLLMGNIQNVTRIANSTEFSKLQTTALSWSAGLETCRSAVREQVLRQELLRISERPGEWVTWRAAEKYRAFLTDWNASYGPPRALCLIVNAAQLHSFEGDTSGLAMSLKLFEESGNPEITIFGGNASTPGFVAIQYRYQQDSAAIASRWITLFDPTTVLRVGDTAPHAWTLMSGPDQTLFSSSGGSQAACVSPATWPLIIGQQKGALPGTNDDQWGFVKLQLPGMKPVLLLASLTPPGTASHASIWWIAAGLLVMIVVAVWPYAPNPLTAELAPPLPEPGEPAIPSSDATAFRQLFQAIVDPLCIVEVDGRFSRSNHAAQEMLRIQRGKPDPALNMEHGDLAIPAAAFFQQLAAGAIDADGPVRLATTEKVVFSGRIRATRLYVDQDRHGPLLLQFVHDVETAPTLAIESVADEDAVPVADPLCPNAIIVVSRDGLLQNYNDAALAICPTLENSPMLTDIFPALDRIEVERILRRENTSRFETLFGSGTFEFHACPHNGTVVLYGSPAAAEKQLEIALAQAHENFNTLCNMTPAAVLFLNVHDHNIQQCNVAACDLFSMPAPGLLGRTLESLSAFPWIPSSEPESEFFAATPDGRTIRCKFACELVKIEGEPTMLAVLDPIATYQPVSEQEQETRELLAAVDRLAQDEDTPPNTAGPGLLIVSNPVVRDVARKLLERAGHDVEAFTTLDDATVWVIAHQYVPGLITLDVTDFDDVEDWLANLRARCGSVPCLAITDGETHELPNSGENFFLQKPFDLDDVERALHELGVEATAHA from the coding sequence ATGCGATCCATCTGGAAGCCCGTCTTCGTCACCGTCGGTGCACTGGCCATTCTGGCCGGTACGCTACTCTTGATGGGCAATATCCAAAATGTCACGCGCATCGCGAACTCGACCGAGTTTTCCAAGCTCCAGACCACCGCGCTGTCGTGGTCGGCCGGCCTGGAAACCTGCCGATCCGCGGTTCGGGAGCAGGTGCTCCGGCAAGAGCTGCTGCGAATCTCCGAACGGCCCGGCGAATGGGTGACATGGCGAGCCGCCGAGAAATACCGTGCATTTCTCACCGACTGGAACGCCTCCTACGGCCCCCCGCGGGCGCTCTGCCTGATCGTAAATGCGGCGCAGCTCCATAGTTTTGAAGGCGACACGAGCGGATTGGCAATGTCGTTGAAGTTGTTCGAGGAATCGGGCAATCCGGAGATCACGATCTTCGGTGGCAACGCAAGTACTCCCGGTTTTGTCGCGATCCAATATCGTTACCAGCAGGATAGCGCCGCGATCGCCTCGCGCTGGATCACTCTGTTCGACCCCACGACTGTGCTGCGAGTCGGAGACACGGCCCCGCATGCCTGGACACTCATGTCCGGCCCCGATCAAACCCTGTTCTCCTCGTCCGGCGGGTCGCAGGCCGCCTGCGTCAGTCCGGCAACCTGGCCACTCATTATCGGTCAGCAGAAAGGGGCCCTGCCGGGGACGAACGACGATCAATGGGGATTCGTCAAACTGCAACTCCCCGGGATGAAGCCCGTATTGCTCCTCGCATCCCTGACTCCGCCCGGCACGGCGTCACACGCGTCGATCTGGTGGATCGCGGCGGGTCTGCTGGTGATGATCGTCGTCGCGGTCTGGCCGTACGCCCCCAATCCCCTGACCGCGGAATTGGCTCCGCCGCTCCCCGAACCGGGAGAGCCGGCGATCCCAAGCTCGGATGCCACTGCCTTCCGGCAACTCTTCCAGGCCATCGTGGATCCGTTGTGCATCGTGGAAGTCGATGGCCGATTCTCGCGCTCGAATCATGCCGCGCAGGAAATGCTCAGAATTCAGCGGGGAAAGCCGGATCCGGCGCTCAACATGGAACACGGAGACCTGGCGATTCCCGCCGCGGCTTTCTTCCAACAGCTCGCCGCAGGGGCCATTGACGCCGACGGTCCGGTGCGGCTTGCCACCACCGAAAAGGTCGTCTTTTCCGGTCGCATTCGTGCGACCCGGCTCTACGTCGATCAAGATCGGCATGGCCCGCTGCTCTTGCAATTCGTGCATGATGTCGAAACCGCACCGACACTCGCCATTGAGTCCGTGGCGGACGAGGATGCCGTTCCGGTCGCCGATCCATTGTGTCCGAATGCGATCATCGTGGTGTCGCGCGATGGCTTGTTACAGAATTACAACGACGCCGCCCTGGCCATCTGTCCGACCCTTGAAAACTCGCCGATGCTCACGGACATCTTCCCCGCGCTGGACCGCATCGAAGTCGAGCGGATACTAAGGCGCGAAAACACCTCGCGGTTCGAAACCCTGTTCGGGAGCGGCACGTTCGAGTTTCACGCCTGCCCGCACAATGGCACCGTCGTCCTCTACGGCAGTCCCGCCGCCGCCGAAAAACAGCTCGAAATCGCGCTCGCACAGGCGCACGAAAACTTCAACACGCTGTGCAACATGACGCCCGCCGCCGTGCTCTTCCTCAATGTGCACGATCACAACATACAGCAGTGCAACGTGGCCGCCTGCGACCTGTTCAGCATGCCGGCGCCGGGACTGCTCGGGCGCACACTCGAATCCCTCTCCGCATTTCCGTGGATCCCGTCCTCCGAGCCGGAAAGCGAGTTCTTCGCCGCGACTCCCGACGGCCGCACCATCCGCTGCAAGTTCGCCTGCGAACTGGTCAAGATCGAAGGCGAACCAACGATGCTGGCCGTGCTCGATCCGATCGCCACCTACCAGCCCGTCTCGGAACAGGAACAGGAAACCCGTGAACTGCTCGCGGCAGTGGATCGGCTCGCCCAAGACGAAGACACGCCGCCGAATACCGCCGGCCCGGGGCTGCTCATCGTTTCCAACCCCGTCGTGCGCGATGTCGCCCGCAAACTGCTCGAACGCGCCGGCCATGACGTCGAGGCTTTCACCACGCTCGATGATGCCACGGTCTGGGTGATCGCGCATCAGTACGTGCCGGGCCTGATCACGCTGGACGTGACCGACTTCGACGATGTCGAGGATTGGCTCGCGAACCTCCGCGCCCGCTGCGGCAGCGTCCCCTGCCTGGCGATCACTGACGGCGAGACGCATGAGTTGCCCAACTCCGGCGAGAACTTCTTCCTGCAAAAGCCGTTTGATCTCGATGATGTGGAGCGCGCGCTTCACGAATTAGGAGTCGAAGCCACGGCGCACGCCTGA